The following proteins are encoded in a genomic region of Haloarcula marina:
- a CDS encoding ABC transporter ATP-binding protein: protein MTLDADVSATFTAEGADAFTVEATLDVAAGETLVVLGPSGSGKTLLLESVAGFHPHDGHVRFDGRRLDGVPPEERDFGFVFQDYALFPHLSVRENVEYGVRYHEETREADSLLEELGVEELAERYPPTLSGGEKQRVALARALAVKPSVLLLDEPLAALDVPTRQALRDDLADVLADVTAVYVTHNRTTARAVADRIAVMRDGQVIQSGTPEAVFERPATPVVASFTGANALPLSAVPSLRDAVDGSPEYVSFRPDAVRLVETGGAFEATVERVVREDAATRVVLSLAGHRLDAFTDDPPAVGTDVGVAVDSDRVHPCSAGTTAD from the coding sequence GGCGGCGGGCGAGACGCTCGTCGTCCTCGGTCCCAGCGGGAGCGGCAAGACGCTCTTGCTGGAGAGCGTGGCGGGCTTTCACCCTCACGACGGGCACGTGCGCTTCGACGGCCGCCGACTCGACGGCGTCCCTCCTGAGGAACGCGATTTCGGGTTCGTCTTTCAGGACTACGCGCTGTTTCCGCACCTCTCGGTGCGGGAGAACGTCGAGTACGGTGTGCGCTACCACGAGGAGACGCGCGAGGCCGATTCGCTCCTCGAAGAACTCGGCGTCGAAGAACTGGCCGAGCGCTACCCGCCGACGCTGTCCGGCGGAGAGAAACAGCGAGTCGCCCTCGCCCGGGCGCTCGCGGTGAAGCCGTCGGTGCTGTTGCTCGACGAACCGCTCGCGGCGCTCGACGTGCCGACGCGGCAGGCGCTTCGGGACGACTTGGCGGACGTGCTCGCGGACGTGACGGCCGTCTACGTCACGCACAACCGCACGACCGCTCGCGCCGTCGCGGACCGTATCGCGGTGATGCGAGACGGGCAGGTGATTCAGTCAGGCACGCCCGAGGCGGTGTTCGAGCGCCCGGCCACGCCCGTCGTCGCGTCGTTCACCGGTGCGAACGCCCTCCCGCTCTCGGCGGTTCCGTCCCTGCGAGACGCCGTGGACGGTTCGCCGGAGTACGTCTCGTTCCGTCCCGACGCGGTCCGACTGGTCGAGACGGGCGGGGCGTTCGAGGCGACGGTCGAACGCGTCGTCCGTGAGGACGCCGCCACCCGCGTCGTCCTCTCGCTGGCGGGCCACCGCCTCGACGCTTTCACCGACGACCCGCCCGCCGTCGGAACCGACGTGGGGGTGGCCGTCGACAGCGACAGAGTCCATCCCTGCTCGGCGGGGACCACAGCGGACTGA
- a CDS encoding aldehyde ferredoxin oxidoreductase family protein, with protein MTELGGFQDHVARIDLGEGDVSYEGINDADARKYIGARGLGVKYVFEQGPDVDPLGPDNLLAFMTGPLTGTQVTMSGRIAVCTKSPLTGTVTDSHHGGWSGARLKWAGFDGLLFEGQADHPVYAVVEDGEVELRDASHLWGWGVHDTVEELEDEVEGSYGKNLSTMAIGPGGENEVKYACIMNEDDRASGRGGTGCVMGNKNLKAVVVKSSTRMPKPEDKETFQKGHKQAMQVIQESDITGPNEGGLSLYGTNVLMNLTEEMDGLPTKNAKYSSTRSMSDAEGDGERILDSEDVSGENVRENILVDEPTCHSCPVACKKEVEVQAMHKGEEMNVRTESYEYESAWALGPNSGHVERDKIAVMLERCNDVGIDTIDAGNTMAMTMEMTEQGKLDGLGDGIDWGDADTMIDMIDAIGDRETELADHLAEGPSHLAAEFDAAGNSLAVKGQTMAAYDPRCMKGMAIGYATSNRGACHLRGYTPAAEILGVPEKVDPREWEGKGELCALFQDLHAISDSFDICKFNAFAEGIEEYVLQYNGMTGLDVSEEELMEAGERVYNLERYYNNLAGFDGDDDSLPDRFVEGHEDAIPAQGGSEGELAELDKLKAEYYEVRGWEDGVVPDEKLAELDIDIGPGTGVSSGGAAAPSDD; from the coding sequence ATGACTGAACTCGGCGGCTTCCAAGATCACGTGGCGAGAATCGACCTCGGCGAGGGTGATGTATCCTACGAGGGTATCAACGACGCGGACGCGAGGAAGTACATCGGTGCGCGCGGACTCGGGGTGAAGTACGTCTTCGAGCAAGGTCCGGACGTCGACCCGCTCGGCCCGGACAACCTGCTGGCGTTCATGACCGGTCCGCTGACGGGGACGCAAGTGACGATGAGCGGCCGTATCGCCGTCTGCACGAAGTCGCCGCTGACCGGGACAGTGACAGATTCCCACCACGGTGGCTGGTCGGGCGCGCGCCTCAAGTGGGCCGGATTCGACGGCCTCCTCTTCGAGGGGCAGGCCGACCACCCGGTGTACGCCGTCGTCGAAGACGGCGAGGTCGAACTCCGCGACGCCTCGCATCTCTGGGGCTGGGGCGTCCACGACACCGTCGAGGAACTCGAAGACGAGGTAGAGGGGTCCTACGGGAAGAACCTCTCGACGATGGCTATCGGCCCGGGTGGCGAGAACGAGGTGAAGTACGCCTGTATCATGAACGAGGACGACCGGGCCTCGGGGCGGGGCGGTACCGGCTGTGTGATGGGCAACAAGAACCTGAAGGCCGTCGTGGTCAAGTCGTCCACTCGGATGCCGAAGCCAGAAGACAAGGAGACGTTCCAGAAGGGACACAAGCAGGCGATGCAGGTCATTCAGGAGTCAGACATCACCGGGCCGAACGAAGGCGGCCTCTCGCTGTACGGCACCAACGTCCTGATGAATCTCACGGAGGAGATGGACGGCCTGCCGACGAAGAACGCGAAGTACTCTTCGACCCGGTCGATGTCCGACGCCGAGGGCGACGGCGAGCGAATCCTCGACTCCGAGGACGTCTCCGGAGAGAACGTCCGAGAGAACATCCTCGTCGACGAACCGACGTGTCACTCCTGTCCGGTCGCCTGCAAGAAGGAAGTCGAGGTGCAGGCGATGCACAAGGGCGAGGAGATGAACGTCCGCACCGAGTCCTACGAGTACGAGTCGGCGTGGGCGCTCGGCCCGAACTCCGGCCACGTCGAACGCGACAAGATAGCGGTGATGCTCGAACGGTGTAACGACGTGGGCATCGACACCATCGACGCGGGCAACACGATGGCGATGACGATGGAGATGACCGAACAGGGCAAACTGGACGGACTCGGCGACGGCATCGACTGGGGGGACGCCGACACCATGATAGACATGATAGACGCCATCGGCGACCGCGAGACGGAACTCGCGGACCACCTCGCCGAGGGGCCGTCCCACCTCGCCGCGGAGTTCGACGCCGCCGGGAATTCGCTGGCCGTGAAGGGCCAGACGATGGCCGCCTACGACCCGCGCTGCATGAAGGGGATGGCTATCGGCTACGCGACCTCCAACCGCGGGGCCTGCCACCTGCGCGGGTACACCCCGGCCGCCGAGATTCTCGGCGTCCCGGAGAAGGTCGACCCCCGCGAGTGGGAGGGGAAAGGCGAACTGTGCGCGCTCTTCCAGGACCTCCACGCCATCAGCGACTCGTTCGACATCTGCAAGTTCAACGCCTTCGCGGAGGGCATCGAGGAGTACGTGCTCCAGTACAACGGTATGACCGGACTGGACGTGAGCGAGGAGGAACTGATGGAGGCTGGCGAGCGCGTCTACAACCTCGAACGGTACTACAACAACCTCGCGGGCTTCGACGGCGACGACGACAGCCTCCCGGACCGCTTCGTCGAGGGCCACGAGGACGCCATCCCCGCACAGGGCGGTTCGGAGGGCGAACTGGCGGAACTGGACAAACTGAAGGCGGAGTACTACGAGGTCCGTGGCTGGGAGGACGGCGTCGTCCCCGACGAGAAACTCGCGGAACTGGACATCGACATCGGCCCCGGGACGGGCGTCAGTTCCGGCGGCGCGGCCGCACCGAGCGACGACTGA